A segment of the Lycium ferocissimum isolate CSIRO_LF1 chromosome 10, AGI_CSIRO_Lferr_CH_V1, whole genome shotgun sequence genome:
ataaatttttttttttgttcaaaagaCTATGTATGGGTAGACAAAACTTTAATATCAACTATTTTCAAGGTCATTAGGTgtaattttttcagaaaatgacGTGTGGTTAGTGTTcggtcttgaatttttttatccgcttaacaaaattattcaaaaagaTCTTAACTTCaaaacattcaagacttaaaataatcgctttTTTGTGTATGGCATAAGTTTTAGCTCAAATTTTCTATGGGACATAACTTGTGGTCAAGCcttaaacattatgcttaaaattttatgcatgagaatggtatgaaatgtgtatatcttctAAACTtttcattcacattgtttgtatataaatttcatattaggttttggcaaaattaatacaactacaacaacattgtaacaattttcatacaatattcaaggcttaaagttttcgctcaaaattttgtatatgaaaattatattaaaaattttgctcacacatacacatttcatacaactttcatttgcCTGGCTAATTTTCTAAAGcggaagcaaaaaaaaaaaaaaaaattaatattctctctctctctctctctctctctctctctttttaatTAACAGAGgccaaaaaataaagaccatCCATATGAGGCCATTTGTGAAATTTTCTGATATATACGTTAaaattgggcaatttgcaggattgaaTTTTTTATCCTTAACTTCAAAAATTCGCTTAAGAACTTTTGTCGTTGGAGGtggtttttaatattttaagcCCTCAAAATTAATTTATGTCCACAACTTATGCCTGATGGCAACAAAAGTTTTGCCTGGCTAATTTTCTAAAGCGGAAGctatcttctctctctcttttttttttttttttttttaattaacagaggccaaaaaataaagaccatCCATATGGAGGCCATTTGtgaaattttctaaatttaaaattgggcaatttgcaggattgcccttcgctggaggtggtttttaattttaccccctcaaaatggtggtctttaaattctgCCTTTCTAATTTGCTTCTGACTTTTGTACGAAATCtgccttgaaattttttttttgtaaatttttttaatcGAAATTTcgattcgaacccacaaccttggggtgttaggcgaggggtaaaatttaaagatcactaatttgaagggcaaaaattaaagaccagcccaaataaatggcaatccgcgcaaaaaaagtttaaaattgcAAGATTTTGCCAAAAATGAAGAGTGAACAGAGCCATGGCCCATAGAATCTGTATGGTTTTTGCCTTACTAAAAAGTCACTTTCAATATTGCAAAAAATGTGGTGCAGTAGATGGGGCTGCTCTTCCCTTAATTAAAGATTTTAAGTTTAAATTCTGGTTATGGAAAAATTGGTAGAAAACGCTTCCCCCCAATGGACCTATATGGCGCGAATTTGAATATAGTCGAGTTTCAATGTGCATGCTGGATACCTGgtgtgaaaaaaaaagtcacTTTCAATAGAACTTGAGTGACATCCATTGTAAAAATATAGCACAAAATAAGACAAAGCAAAACCAATCattaatcaaacaaaacaaCCTATTTTAATGCCAACTGTACTGATTTGCACAAGCTGTGCTTCTTCTTATCCACAAAAAGATTCCATCTCCAAATTGCATCATCAttcaataatattcacaaaCTCACATACTGTACAAATTATTACAGCCAAATATTAGAATCAATCAAAAACCCtctcaaaatcaaatctttttttttttctctgtcttttcaaaatcaaatcTTGATTTCCCATTTTGAGGAAAATGGGTAAAGGAGGAAGTGATGAAAACATGGCTGCTTGGCTTCTTGGTGTTAACAACCTCAAGATTCAGCCTTTTAATCTTCCTATCTTGGgtacttttttaaaattttgttgaacttatatctgtagtaattactttatttattaagtGTTTGAGTAGATTTTTGTGATTAATTTGATTAGATTTCAGAGTATAAAGTGACAGTGATttgatactccctctgttcgcttttacttgtcatttttaattttgcatgccccttaagaaatactccctccggataaaaaaaataagagtcTATTTAGCCATTTGCACTCCTTAAGAAACTACtcactccaagaaaaaaatatataaattgattaaactacccctaattaaataggcattgagatttgatcacataacagtTAATAGGGGAAAATCTGGAAAGATAAGGTtaattgatttttgatttaataagtggacattttttttacccaagaaaaaaaatgccaagtggacaatttttttgatcTGGAGAgagtaataaatgaagtgcataatttaccaatcTACCCATGTTAATTGGTgcttatttttattggatttggaaaatgatttgaagtgagtagtTAATACTGcggataaaataggaaaaaagaaattgtctaGTCTTGGTAtactaaaagtgacaagtaaaagtgaaaatctatttttagaatactagataagtaaaagtgaacggagggagtagtaaattTGTTTATTcctactccttccgtcccagtCAGGTGGCACagttcggatttcgagagtcaaattttTTAATTCTGACCGCGAATTCGGACATAGAATCttcagttttaaaaaataaaatttacatatttggaaactacttaagaagtactataagtcacaataattaacaatttaaaatatttaaaggtcATATGAAAAAATTGCTTCAACGAAAAACTCTTATGAATGCCAATTTTGTGCCACATAGATTGGGAgggagggagtataatttagTCTGACAAAGTCAACTTATATCatgtttggtcaagcttctaggaagtcaaaaatatttttatttatttatttattcattcaaagAAGTGCTAAATTTAAAGAATTGAAGTATTCGGACAagtttttaggaaaaaatataagtgtttttgagtagtagcagGATCTGTTTTTTAGATGTTGAAAAAATAGCTTTTCCGTGGATGCACTTTTGGAACATTGGCCAAGCGCAATTTGCTGCTCTAATATTGGTAAaagttttttcaaattgattagccaaTACAAAATTGTACTGAAAAAGTACTATATAAGCATGAAGGTTTGGGCAAACAGGCTTAGTATAAATAAAGAAGGAAGTAGCTCTTTGACATTTACTATTTGATTTGCAAATTAATTGCTTAATTTGTTCTAGGATTTTgtttcaattgattttcatactgtgttttttttttttttttttttcaactggTAATTGATAGGACCCCATGATGTTAGAGTTAGGATGAAAGCTGTtggtatttgtggaagtgatGTTCACTACCTCAAGGTAAAAGCGTTTTTCTAAGTTCACTTTTCTTGATAGCTCATGTACATGGTCTAAAATTTTTGTTGGGATATAGGGTTGGTGGTGATCTATAATTTGGTTATGTTTTGATTTGCTCGACTATGGTAGGGATATGATTATCGTGTATTGTTGAGAATAAGACTTAAGTAGATAAACTGCACTCTCTCTAGCAGCTTAAACTTTCAGATGAGATGATCACACACAGGCAGAAGTCCTTGATCGAATCTCACTGCCACCTGTTATCAAGAATAATTTCTACATGCTTGCCCATGAAAAAGAATTAAACCTGCACGCGAGGGGGCGTGTTGAGAATATATACTTAAGTAAATAAATGTTTGCTCTCTCAAACAGCTTAAGTTTTTAGATGAAATGGTCACACACTTTAACATGTATAGAGACCTAGCAAATCATgttaaaaagaatgaaagaaactaGCTTGTTTGGACTTCCACTGTTCAAATGTAAATTTTTATGTTACATGGATCCGAGCGCAATTATGCATCCGGTAATGGTATGATTATTACCATCAGTCTTGTTTAGTGTGTTTTGAAATGTTAATGTGAAATACCCTTACTTATATCATATACCTGTTAGTAGGGTGAATGAAGTGTCTTTGTAACACGGGTGAATTTCTGTTACATATTTTAATTCTACAGATGTTTTGAGAGCAAAAGCAACTGCAATTTGTGCCTGAGATTcaatgtgtgttcatttgttGAGTTTTTGGAGTGAATTGGAGTACGTAAATGAACTAGAGCCTATTGCAGAACTTTAGGCTAAATATATATTATGGAATCAACAAATTTGTACCTTCCTGATCAGTAAACattttaataatgtcaaagagagTCTCAAACTTGAGAAAAATCAGTTAAGCTTCTAattggaaatatttttttgaacttcAGACCTTGAGGTGTGCGGATTTTGTGGTTAAAGAACCAATGGTGATTGGACATGAATGTGCTGGGATTATAGAGGAAGTCGGCAGTGAAGTCAAGACATTGGTTCCTGGTGATCGTGTAGCATTAGAGCCCGGAATTAGTTGCTGGAGATGTGATCTTTGCAAAGAAGGCCGATATAATCTCTGTCCCGAAATGAAGTTCTTCGCTACTCCCCCTGTTCATGGTTCTCTCGCAAATCAGGTAAAAAAAGCTTACCTACTTAGACCGGTTTTCAAACGTTTCAAAAATTTTCCCTACGTTGATTTCACATTTGATAAGAAGGCAATCATAGCATAATCATGTGACATGATTGTTCTTTGCCGGTTTAATTAGGTTAGATGTTGGAATATAAGTGTCAATAATTTTTAAATCGTGTACTTCTGGAACTTTAATAGTCCCTCCATACCAGTTATGTGACACACTGTACTTTTTAATCTGtcaaaaaagaatgtcacctttCTATAATTACAACTTAAATTTAGAATtatctttttacccttaataaaatgatttatagccacacaaatgtctaagttttgttttagaccacaaatttcaaaagttttcctttctttcttaaattttatatcTAGTCAAacggtgtcacataaattgagtcGGAGGGAATACATCAAGTAAATGATAGGATTGATAATGAGCTCGTTTTTGTTAGTGTAGTCGAATTTTCCGTAGGCTTTTTGTATGCAAGGTCACATAAGATTACATTCAGAGGCTTTGTACTAGATGCAGTGCCTATAAAGTGATACTGCCTCTgcttcaatttgtttgtcttatatattatacatatcttttgtttaagaccacaaaatcTAAAAgtcttatttactttcttaaaatccgtgccaagtcaaactaagacaaacaaattgaaacggagggagtcaTAATTTTTGACTGCTAAGATGGTTATTTCTTTTCGATCACCAACAGGTGGTCCATCCTGCAGATCTATGTTTCAAGCTCCCTGATAATATAAGTTTAGAGGAAGGAGCAATGTGTGAGCCACTCAGTGTTGGTGTTCATGCTTGTCGGCGTGCAAATGTTGGACCCGAAACAAACATATTAGTGCTGGGAGCTGGACCAATCGGGCTTGTCACATTGCTTGCTGCTCGTGCTTTTGGTGCCCCGAGAATTGTTATTGTGGACGTAGATGACTATCGTCTTTCTGTTGCTAAGAAGTTAGGAGCAGATGACATCGTTAAGGTTTCAACTAATATTCAGGTCAGCAtccaaatttcaaaattcttgCTGTTAATCTCTCATGTTTCATGTGCACATCGAAAGTGAAAACACGAGTTGATTTCACCTATGATCACACTAACTTTGCCTATTATAACAAGTCGCAAAACCATTTTTGGTCTCATTATAATAACTGAACTTTACCCACTATAACAGTAAAATGTTTAGTGACTTTAATGTGACAAAATAGTTTTGTGACTCTACTGTTGTAGTGAGTAAAGTTTAGTGACTATACTTGAAATTAACCTGTTAATACGCAAACataaaaaatcataaacttgaaaTTAACCTGTTAATACGCAAACATAAAAAATCAAGATGTTGCTTCGGTTTTCTTTCCACTTCCCTAGCTGATACTTTTGAACAGGATGTAGCTGCAGATATAGAAAACATTCAGAAAGCGATGGGTGGTGGAATCGATGTGAGTTTTGATTGTGCTGGCTTTAATAAAACCATGTCGACCGCCCTTGGTGCAACTCGTCCCGGAGGCAAAGTTTGCTTAGTCGGAATGGGACATCACGAGATGACCGTTCCTCTCACTCCAGCTGCTGTAAGGTACAACACCAACTACACCTCAATACAATTAAATTGGAGTTGACTATTTGAACCATGTCGATCTATTTTAGCTCGTCTCATACCAATAATATACAATATAACTACCACTATACATAAATCCaattaaattggatgaatcctcACTGACCATATTGCTCCTTTTAAGTTCTCAATATATTTTACTGGCATATAAATATCAGACAGGACTAACAGACTCTTAGAAAACATACGACCTAAAGTAAACGTACTAACATGACTAAAATATATTCCTAAACTAATTGGTATTACCTACCTAGATCTTTTTCCCAACAAAAACTTTTGTTACTCTTCAGTAGTAATAAGCTTACGGTTCTGTAATTCCTGTATCCTTTTTGCCACTACACTCATGGGCGGAGCTAGGGGCTTAAGGTCCAACCCCCCGCGCTGGGAAATTACATACGAggtcaaaatttatacatagtatatattgAATCCCCTTGGTTtctttgtgtgtttacttttttatattttgaattcccTTAGTAAAAATTCTGGCTCTGCCCCACTGCACTAATTTTCCGGCGAATTTTGTTCAGGGAGGTCGACGTCATCGGCATATTTCGCTACAAGAATACGTGGCCATTGTGTCTAGAGTTCTTAAGAAGTGGAAAGATTGATGTGAAGCCTTTGATAACACACAGGTTTGGATTCTCTCaaaaggaagttgaagaagCTTTTGAAACTAGTGCTCGTGGTGGTGATGCAATTAAAGTCATGTTTAATCTGTAAAAATAAACAGAGAAAATTTGTTACCAAATATTTCTGGAATTTTATATCCAAGATGTTTTATGGTTATAAAGAACTATGTATTAGTTGAAAATGGTGAAATAAAGGCTTGAGGTGCTCTAACATTTGTGTTACACATACTCTCTCTATATTCCATTTTATGTGGCAAGTTTCGGAGTACGGGGGTCAAAGTTACTTAATTTGAGTATGTAAGTAGCGTGTCTAAGTTTCAAATGTTTAAAATCATGTCTAAAGCTATCGAAGTCAACATTAAGAAACTAGAGAATTCAATAGTCTAGTCAATAGTGGAATTGATCTAGTCAATAGTCTATTAATCTGCACCTTTGGAAAATCTCTTCATTATTTAAAAGCACTAATATAGCATAATACGCTGCGCGTAAACTACAAGTAACTTGATTGCAAGCTTGCTGACCATTAGCTACAATACTATATTCCATTAATCTGTTGGAAAGAACCTCTCTCGTTTCTCTCCTTCACACAACAACAATGGAGAGGAGGAAACATGAAAAAGACAACCGACATGAATCTAGGAGCTTTGGTTTTGTCGGAgagaatatgtttcaaatttcaactaAATACATCAAGAACAAAAGAGAATGGGCCGGTTGCAAGTcaattttttgcacggattgcccttcttttggggtggtctttttTCATCATATTCGAAGTTTTGCTTTGAATAGGTTCGAACCCCGTtcgtgcataaaataaaaaaataatttcgcaagacagGGGTGGGGAGAGTGTATGTACATCAAGAAAAACAAGTTTCACGgagcagactttgccttgagattttttttttttttttttttacttttcaaggcacacttttagttaaggcatacttttggttatgtcttaattaaaagtataccCCATAAGCGCATAGTTAAttaaaattttgccccataagcgcaaaactaaattatgccttgaggaaaagttatgcccctccctgcataactttagtttttcctaaGGAAGTTATGTCGGAGggcgactttgccttgagacatttttttttttttttttaacttttaaaggcacacttttagttaaggcatacttttgctTATGCgtaattaaaagaaatttttttaaaaaaaaaattttgccccataaggcaaaactaaattataccttgaggaaaagttatgcccctctcggcataactttagtttttccttaaggaagttatgccgagggggcagactttgccttgagacattttttttttttttaacttttcaagcgcacttttagttaaggcatacttttggttatgccttaattaaaaccgcgtaaggcataattcctttattttgccccataaggcaaaactaaattatcgCCTctcggcataactttagttttccttaaggaagttatgcggagggcggactttttttttttttttaaacttttcaaggcacagttaaggcatacttttggttacgccttaattaaaagtacgcCTAAGCGCATAGTTcgttaaggaaaagttttgctccataagagcataactaaactatgtcttgagaaaaagttatgccccctccgcataactttagtttttccttaaggaagttatttGCGGAGGGGCGACACTCCCTGCACCgcttgcgaaattatttctttattttatgcttgagcgggggttcgaacccaaaacctcgatCCAAgcaagggcaaaacttaaagacacaaatatgaagggaaaatttaaagaccgcaaatatgaaaaaaaaagaaatttaaagaccaccccaaaaagTTTTTGCGAATTGCCCGTTGCAAGTAATGAGATTTTTGGGCCTGAAGAAAGAACCTTACATTTTTTTGTGCGtaatgcccttcaaaggcactagtGTTTAATttttccctcaaattggtgatttttaatttttgtccttcattaaAAACTCCTTGGTTCTGGATTCGAATCCACCGCTtagtcaaaaaattttaaaaaaaatttgcaaggtagagtttggatttgcaaggcagagttttgcctcaaactctaccttaaggtagaggtttgcattaagacaaattttttttcttattcgaAAATATTACAAAACTCTGCGTTAAGGCCTAACTTTATCccaataggcctaattttgctacgaaactctaccttgcgaatttttttttttttcaattgtaggGTTTGAGCGGGACCTGGTAGTATTAGgcgaagagaaaaaaaattaaagacaaccaatttgaggggcaaaattaaagaccagtgcctttgaaggctAATGGTGCAAATGACCCAGAAACTTATGCAGAGATAcagtatatcattttttttttttgtgcggattgctcttcaaaggcactggcctttaattttgctaaaaaaaaattatttagtctttaattttttgtccttCTTAATACGGGGTTTGAAGCTCCGtctcaataaaaataaaataaaatcacaaggcagagtttcgtagcaaaattaggccttttAGGGCAGGCCTTAAGATAGTGTTTTGCAAAATTCCaactgagtaaaaaaaaaattgtcttaatgcaaactttaccttaaggtagagttttacCTTACTGCCTTCTGTTAGCCAAAACTCGCCGTAGAGTTGCGAAACTCTATCGAGATCGGTAGATTTgaggcaaactctgccttgcgaatttaaAATCTACctgccgaatttttttttaaaatttttgactgagcgaggGTTTAAACCCGGAATCAAAGTATTTTtagcgaaggataaaaattaaagaccaccaatttgagggaaaattaaagaccacccctgaATAAGGGCAATCGTACAAAATTGCCAGGGATTGTCAAGCGGGCCAAATACGTTTGATGAAAGATACAGCTCAAATGCAGAAGTGGAAAATACAGATATATACAAATAAAGGGTCTTATGTAAAGTCCTTCTGGAATGTATATGTGTCAAAATTACAAATCAGTTACACATAGCTGTAATTAGCTaggaatttattttatttacattttCATCCTTAGTCCCTATAATAGATTTGTATAAACACATGTACAGATTGTTCAGTGAAATACACGGAAAATTTCTAAATCATTCTTCAGTTTCTTTCATAATCATATTGATTTAAATACATTATTGTTGGCGATAATATCAAAATTAATAACGatcatgaaataaatataaaaaaattcgccttatttataaatatgtaaGTACAAATCGGTGCATCCCAcgctttcaaaatattatttacttttctgaaagaaaattttgatataactttttATGGAGCCAAATCAGTACAAGGAGTGTAGCTATCCAAAAATAGATTTATACATCTAAGGATTGTTTTAAGTGAAAATATTAGAGGGGAGTTATGAAACCTTGTGTCAAACTTAATGGATGTTTTAGGGTAAAAACTCATTTTTATAGTACTACAAAAGCTCTAATAAATTCTCTTTTGTTATGTATTTACCAAAACTGATTTAAGGGAAAGTGTAAAATTGAACTAAAAATACCAGGAAAGTCCCATCAAATCCTAGAaactataacacataaaaaatgCGATAAAAAATGAACGAAAAAAAGTAGAAGTTGCACCTCAAAAAGCTACGGTAGACTCTAGGAAATAGaccaaaatatcataaatgGCAAAAACCACACCTGCAAATGTGAGTCTCTCTTATTCCTCTTTTTCGCAGTTCCCAT
Coding sequences within it:
- the LOC132032772 gene encoding sorbitol dehydrogenase, with translation MGKGGSDENMAAWLLGVNNLKIQPFNLPILGPHDVRVRMKAVGICGSDVHYLKTLRCADFVVKEPMVIGHECAGIIEEVGSEVKTLVPGDRVALEPGISCWRCDLCKEGRYNLCPEMKFFATPPVHGSLANQVVHPADLCFKLPDNISLEEGAMCEPLSVGVHACRRANVGPETNILVLGAGPIGLVTLLAARAFGAPRIVIVDVDDYRLSVAKKLGADDIVKVSTNIQDVAADIENIQKAMGGGIDVSFDCAGFNKTMSTALGATRPGGKVCLVGMGHHEMTVPLTPAAVREVDVIGIFRYKNTWPLCLEFLRSGKIDVKPLITHRFGFSQKEVEEAFETSARGGDAIKVMFNL